A genomic window from Candidatus Poribacteria bacterium includes:
- a CDS encoding RecQ family ATP-dependent DNA helicase: protein MIITIIRTIIDNWFKQRSKAPNSISNDLPDPRVALKQHFGYDDFREGQCEVIEKLLLGKNLLGAFPTAFGKSICYQLPGLMLPGLTVIISPLISLMKDQVDTLQGRGIDSIGLLNSSLSPEEYGQELKRLVDGEIKLLYVSPERFRSRRFLNTLRSHKISLFVVDEAHCISQWGHDFRPAYLALRTAIQAVKPGSTALFTATATPEVQEDIVNQLQVEKCETIIQSVERPNLKFSVCEVPGEPEKYQLLTKQLEQLTGKGIVYAGTRRQTEEIAEYLKRKGHRVDFYHGAREESERTRVQNAFFDDTEAGIKIVVATNAFGMGIDKPDIRYVIHWNIAGSLEHYYQEAGRAGRDGEDSQCILFFCSGDRRLHEHFMEESAPNKPDLLKLLKLIEKSPLVGKFRLVKVQKIESTNDIDESKIRVGISYLEKLDFLQRMYNIPSSISVNLIKDSNGTSRVLDSLRDQSTIQVIDFCQEHNLQPNELIEELTDLQSDGDLRYSGAEDTMLIELYHGSKLFDNISEEKIGGKQYIQNKRYQLDRMIRYARTDSCRGKMVRQYFGEQVDNDYRCNLCDICDPSLLNAYNSLIAEVTSGGDQLCG, encoded by the coding sequence TTGATTATCACCATAATCCGTACAATAATTGATAACTGGTTTAAGCAAAGGAGTAAAGCACCAAACAGTATCTCGAATGATCTACCAGACCCACGGGTAGCGTTGAAGCAGCATTTCGGATATGACGATTTCCGTGAGGGGCAATGTGAGGTAATTGAGAAACTTCTATTGGGCAAAAATCTGCTCGGTGCTTTTCCAACTGCGTTTGGAAAATCTATCTGTTACCAGTTGCCGGGCCTGATGTTACCCGGGCTTACAGTGATTATTTCGCCGTTAATCTCGTTGATGAAAGATCAAGTAGATACCTTGCAAGGAAGGGGAATTGATTCGATAGGCTTACTGAATAGCAGCTTGTCCCCTGAAGAATATGGACAGGAATTGAAGCGATTGGTGGACGGTGAAATTAAGCTGTTGTATGTGTCGCCCGAACGGTTCCGGAGCCGCCGATTTTTGAATACCTTAAGATCGCATAAGATTTCGCTGTTCGTGGTTGATGAGGCACACTGCATCTCTCAGTGGGGGCACGATTTTCGACCGGCTTATCTTGCACTTCGGACCGCTATCCAAGCGGTGAAGCCCGGTTCAACCGCACTATTCACAGCGACCGCAACACCAGAGGTGCAGGAGGACATTGTAAACCAACTCCAAGTTGAGAAATGCGAGACCATAATCCAGAGTGTAGAGCGTCCTAATCTAAAGTTCAGCGTTTGCGAGGTGCCGGGCGAACCGGAGAAATATCAGTTACTTACAAAGCAGTTGGAACAACTCACCGGGAAAGGGATTGTGTATGCTGGTACGCGGCGGCAGACGGAGGAAATCGCGGAATATCTCAAGCGAAAGGGACACCGTGTTGATTTCTATCACGGCGCTAGGGAGGAATCGGAACGGACGCGGGTCCAAAATGCATTCTTCGACGATACAGAGGCCGGCATCAAAATCGTGGTTGCGACCAACGCATTCGGGATGGGGATTGATAAGCCTGACATCCGGTATGTTATCCATTGGAACATCGCGGGATCGCTCGAACACTATTATCAGGAAGCGGGACGTGCAGGACGGGATGGTGAGGATTCACAGTGTATTCTGTTCTTCTGTTCAGGTGACCGGCGTTTACACGAACATTTTATGGAGGAGAGCGCACCGAACAAGCCAGACCTTTTGAAGCTGCTAAAGCTAATCGAGAAGTCGCCACTAGTCGGCAAGTTCCGGCTGGTCAAAGTGCAAAAGATAGAATCCACAAATGACATTGATGAGAGCAAAATTCGGGTGGGGATTAGTTATCTCGAAAAACTCGACTTCCTCCAAAGGATGTATAACATCCCATCAAGCATATCCGTAAATCTTATCAAGGATTCAAATGGCACGTCGCGGGTATTGGACAGCCTACGGGACCAGTCAACAATCCAAGTCATAGATTTTTGCCAAGAACACAACCTACAGCCAAACGAATTGATAGAGGAGTTGACCGACCTCCAGAGCGATGGGGATTTAAGATACTCCGGTGCAGAGGACACGATGTTGATTGAGTTGTATCACGGGAGTAAACTATTTGATAACATCTCTGAGGAAAAAATAGGAGGGAAGCAATATATCCAAAACAAGCGGTATCAGCTTGATCGGATGATTCGCTATGCGAGAACGGATAGCTGTCGAGGCAAGATGGTACGTCAGTATTTCGGGGAACAGGTCGATAACGATTATCGCTGCAACCTCTGCGACATCTGTGATCCAAGTCTCCTCAATGCCTACAATTCACTTATCGCAGAAGTTACTAGCGGCGGGGATCAGTTATGTGGATAG
- a CDS encoding XdhC family protein — translation MRDIYQKVIELIESDEIGAYCTVVETKGSTPQKPGSKLLILPDLRNVGTLGGGCVEAEARRQAIGLMQGGVPRLLDFQLDSDYGWDDGLICGGNMKIFIDLPQTEQESLILTRLQELSEAKIPLVSTTIVKSEIDDIQVGAKMLFAANGEKVGSLGDAALETAIQEELMEVLEKDAPGVFRWQEGAVWVFMDAVQPRPTLLIAGAGHVGQALCHLGKWLGFGVAIVDDRADFASEERLPEADEIIIGDIAEELRKYPVDHLTYAVIVTRGHQHDEEALHSVIESNARYVGLIGSRRKIKLIYDDLRDMGISEDTLAKVYAPIGLDINSKTVPEIAVSIAAQLIQVRNSTKPDIHFDAQPARMPTIKVGT, via the coding sequence ATGAGAGATATATATCAGAAAGTCATAGAATTAATTGAGTCCGACGAGATTGGTGCCTACTGTACAGTTGTGGAAACGAAAGGGTCTACGCCACAAAAGCCGGGGTCCAAGTTACTGATTTTGCCAGACCTGCGCAATGTCGGGACGCTCGGCGGCGGCTGCGTAGAGGCAGAAGCGCGGCGACAGGCGATCGGTTTGATGCAAGGAGGTGTCCCACGTCTGCTCGATTTTCAATTAGACAGCGACTACGGATGGGATGACGGTCTCATCTGCGGCGGGAATATGAAAATTTTCATTGACCTGCCCCAAACCGAACAGGAGTCGTTGATATTAACCCGGTTGCAGGAACTCTCGGAGGCAAAAATCCCGCTTGTCTCTACCACGATTGTTAAAAGTGAGATAGACGATATCCAAGTCGGCGCGAAGATGCTGTTTGCTGCCAATGGCGAAAAGGTCGGTTCGTTGGGGGATGCAGCATTGGAAACGGCAATCCAGGAAGAGTTGATGGAGGTCTTGGAGAAGGATGCGCCCGGTGTGTTTCGGTGGCAGGAGGGGGCGGTCTGGGTCTTCATGGATGCAGTGCAGCCACGTCCCACGCTGCTAATCGCCGGCGCAGGCCATGTTGGGCAAGCCCTATGCCATCTTGGCAAGTGGCTCGGTTTTGGCGTCGCAATCGTCGATGACCGTGCCGATTTTGCCTCTGAAGAACGGCTCCCCGAAGCCGACGAGATCATTATCGGCGATATTGCCGAGGAGTTGCGAAAGTATCCCGTTGACCATCTGACTTACGCCGTGATTGTCACACGGGGACACCAGCACGATGAGGAGGCACTCCACAGTGTCATTGAGTCGAATGCGCGCTATGTCGGGCTGATTGGCAGCCGTCGGAAGATTAAGCTGATTTACGATGATTTGAGAGACATGGGTATCTCAGAAGATACATTAGCGAAAGTGTATGCGCCGATCGGATTGGATATCAACTCCAAAACGGTGCCAGAGATTGCAGTGAGCATCGCTGCACAACTCATCCAGGTCCGTAATAGCACGAAACCAGACATCCATTTTGACGCGCAACCGGCGAGAATGCCCACGATTAAGGTCGGCACGTAA